The stretch of DNA GGACACGGGCGTTTTTGGCTTCCGTTATGGCGGGAAAATAGTTCGCCGCTGCGGTGCCCGATGTGCAGAGCAGAGCTGTCGGCTTTCCCGTAGCTTTAGCGAGCCCGAGAGCGAAGAAAGCAGCAGAACGTTCATCAACCTGAATATATACTTTTATATCCGGGTGTTCAGCCATTAAAAGTGCCATAGGAGTAGAACGCGAGCCCGGACTAACCACGGCGCTTTCTACTCCTGCTTTAGCCAGCCCATCAACAAACTGGGCGTTATATAATGTTAAATTTGTTTGGCTGTTACTCATCAGCCGATCCTCCTATCGCACGCAGCATCGGTCGGAACTTGATGCCTGTTTCTATAAATTCGCTCTCCGGATCGGAATTTTCCACAACGCCGCAGCCAGCATACAGTACTGCCCGCTGCTTATGCAGCAAGCCCGAACGAATAGCCACAGCAAATTCACCGTTCTTTCGATAATCCATCCAGCCCACAGGCGCACCATAAAATCCGCGGTCCATCATTTCCAACCGCCGAATTTCGCGCAAGGCTTTATCATTCGGCAAACCGCCGAGCGCCGGAGTTGGATGCAACTTTTCCACAAACGGCAAAATAGAATCTTCATTTGTATAACCGATAACAGGTGTGTACAAATGCTGAATATCACGAACTTTCATTAATGTTGGGGTCGACGGAACGTCTACATCCTCGCATAATGCGGACATCTCTCTTCGAATCATCTGTACAACATAATCATGCTCGACACGGTTCTTCCTGTCATTCAGCAATTTTTCACCAAGATTCTCATCTTCTGCCTTCGTTTGGCCTCGCTTACTGGATCCGGCCAAGCAAGTAGACAGCACAACCTGATTCCGTTTGCGAACTAGCCGCTCTGGCGAAGCCCCCAAGAAGCAGCTCTCCATATTTTCCAATGAAAAGATAAAGCTTTCCGGCTGCTGGCTCAGCAATCGTTCCAGCACATGATCGGAGGAAAGATCCCCGTCAAAATCAGCCGTAATCTTTCTAGCCAGCACGACTTTCTTTAATTTCGAATCTTGCTTAATGCTTTTTACTACCTGATCGACCGCCTGCTTCCATGCGTTTGTATCCTGCTCGACCATGCCGGAGAAGCGGTCTCCGGCGTTTGCAGAGGATGCATCCGTCTCATGAAACAAGCGGATTTTCTTTCTTTCTATATGGTCAATTAAATCATCGGTATCGTAAGGAGTACACATTAAATTCGTTGTTAAGTAGCTTTCCCCATCCATCACCGTCAGCATAAATTCCGGCACATAAAAGAAAGCCGGTGAATAATTGGACCATTCCCTTTCCTGCTGCTGCTGAGGATCAAATGAAAAGCCTCCAAACAGCAAAGGACCTGTCCCATAGCCATCAAAGGGATTATGAATGGACGAATGATCAACCAAAGCTTCCCACTTTTGCTCCACTTCTTCATAGCGCAGCCGGTTTTTCTGTTCGCTTCGAATGATGTGGATATTTCCTAACCCGACAATTGTCATCTCTCCATCGCGATCTTTCCAGAAAAATCGTTCTCCTGCATACACAGCTTTTCCATTCTGATAAAAAGTGAATGGATTCACCCGTTCCACCTTCTCCACATAGCTGAAGAGCATGGACTGTGTATCATTTGATTTGCGATTCAGTGCGTGTATAAATACTTCCTTTATCGGATGGCTTTTTATGGTAGACAATGAAATCTCCTCCATTGCACTTACAGCAGTGAATAATAAATAGTTGTCAAACTTATTTAAAGATACACCTCTTGAACTCCCGATGTCAACGATTCCATTTCTTTTACTTCCTGTTGACCTTATTATAAGGGCCGCTATATTGCCTTCTCCACGAAACAGGCGGTTGTTTGTTCATCGAAGTGCCCATCGGCTAACATGGCAGCACCCTGCTGCAGTGCTTTTGTCACCTGCATATGGCAGTCCCGACCTACTCGGATATGCAGATGCCATGCCCCTCGCTTTGCCATTGCTTTCCTGTTTCTTTCTTAAACGGGAAATCTTACGGCCTTTATATTCGGGATAAAAGGACTTTCTTTCCATATTTAATGATCTTCTCCCGGCTAAAATTGTGAAAAATAATTGACACTTTTCCTTTCCTTTTCTACACTTAAAAAGATGAGCGGTATAATCATTTTTTACTACCTGCTCGCTCTTTATTACATTGAGGGAGAGAACGTAAATGAATGTCAAAACATCCCCTTTAATTAAGCCGGACAAAGGCTGGCGGATTTGGTGGCAACTGACAAGACCTCATACATTAACAGCTGCGTTTGTTCCTGTCTTTCTTGGAACAGCATTAGCTGTAGCGCATACTTCACTCCGGGTGGATTTATTCCTGGCGATGCTCACTGCTTGCCTGCTTATTCAAGCGGCAACGAATATGTTTAACGAGTACTTCGATTATGTTCGGGGCCTGGATACGGAGCATTCGGTCGGCATCGGCGGCGCGATCGTACGCAATGGGGTGAAGCCGCGCACCGTGCTAATCATGGCCTTTTCATTTTTCGGGCTGGCGATTATTCTCGGTCTTTATATTTGCGCCCATACCACTTGGTGGATCGCCGTGGTTGGCATTGTATGTATGATCGCCGGATATTTATATACAGGCGGACCTCTGCCGATTGCCTACACACCGTTTGGTGAAGTGACGGCCGGTTTCTTTATGGGATTTGTCATAATTTTGTTATCCTTTTATATTCAGGCTGGGTTTATTTCATCAGAAAGCATTCTCATTTCGGTGCCGATTTCTATCTTAGTCGGCTCGATCTTACTCGCCAATAATATTCGCGATCTGGATGGCGATAAAGCGAATGGCCGCAAAACGCTGGCAATTTTAATCGGACGCAAGCGTGCCATTCAACTGTTGGCGGCCATGTTTATCCTGTCCTTTGCCTGGGTGGCTGCGCTTGTCCTTTTCGAAATCGGCTCTCCTTGGCTGCTTTTAACCTTCTTGAGCATTCCTAAAGCAGTGAAAGCTACAAAAGGATTTGTTGGAAAGACCATGCCGCTGCAGATGATGCCGGCTATGAAAGCAACTGCCCAAACGAATACAATCTTCGGATTTTTGCTTTCCATCGGATTATGTATTAGCTATCTCCTCTGACCTGTCCCAGTGCGGACAGGTTTTTTTATGTTTCAAACAGGTACGCGGCGGATAACAGTACTATATAAAAAGGATGTGAATCAAATGTTGACCAATCAACAAGTGCAGCAATTGAAAGAAGAATTGCTTAGCCAAAAGGAACAGCTAATCAGCTCCACAGATATCGAAAGCATGCAGGATGCCTCAGGCGAGCTCTCTGCGTATGACAATCACCCGGCTGACCTGGGCACCGAATTGTTTGAACGCAGCAAAGATATCGCGCTGCAGGATCATGAAGAACGCGAATTGGCTAAAGTTCAGCAGGCGTTACAAGCCATTGAAAAAGGAACTTACGGCAAGTGCCAGATATGCGAAAAAGAAATCGCCTATGATCGTCTGAAAGCTATGCCCGCCGCGATCTACTGTGTAGAGCATTCACCCGAGCAGATTATCAGCCGAGACCGTCCAATAGAAGAGGAAATCCTCCAGCCCGCCAAAGGCGAACGCTTTCTTCATGAAGACGATGAGATAGATGACAACAAGGACAGCTTTCAAACGGCAGCTCAATATGGAACCTCGGAAAGCCCCTCCGACTTTACCGGAGATCACCCGGACTACAACGAGCTTTACGAAGATCAAAAGGAAGCAACCGAGACCTATGAAAGCTTTACCGCCACAGATATAACTGGAAAGGAGCCGGGATTTATCCGCTCAAATGAGGAGCAGGAATATAGGGATCAATTAGATGAGAAGCAGACAGAATCCCCTCTAGGCGATATTCCTTATAAAAAGAAGGACAGTTATCTAAACAAGTGAACAAAGCCTCCTTCTTGCTTTTGCCGGCAAGAAGGAAGCCTGAACAAGCTCTTCAAAGCAACGGAAAAGGAGGGGCTCAGCGTGCCGATAAAGTGGAGAATAACTTTGTCTGCACGCTTTTTAAGAGGATAAAGGAAGCCGCCCTGCCCTCTTCTGCCTGATTTTTTAGGCTCTGTTAAAGGTAAATGTTGATATTGGATACCTTAACGAATTCTTGATATAATCAAGATAGGTACAAATATTCGGTAAGAAGGCTATCAAGGTGAGCAAAGCGTTTAGCAACTTGTTAAAGTGCATCGACAAACTATCACACACCAATAAAGAACAAGTGTATCAATGGGTTAAACGCTATGTTGAACCTTCTTCCTCTGCGGGTGGTCGTTTAATCAATGAAATGAGGGAAACTCGCTTTAAAGAAGGAGTTGAGTGGCCTCATTGTACATCAGAACACGTTGTTCATTTCGGAAAATATAACGGTCGCCAACGGTATCGCTGTAAGTGTTGTGAAAAAACGTTCACTGATACAACCAATACCGTTTTGTACCGTACTCGGAAAGGCAACGAATGGATTACCTTTGTTGATTGTATGTTTAAAGGATATTCCCTGCGGAAATCGGCAGACATCGTAGGAGTTACTTGGGTTACGCTTTTTATGGAGACACAAACTGTTAAACGCATTAAAGCAAATGAATGTTGAACATTTTGATGGTATCATTGAAATTGACGAGACATATTTCCTATACTCTCAAAAAGGACAACGTGGTATTTCTGACCGAAAACCTCGTAAACGTGGCGGAAAGTCCAAACACAGAGGCATAAGCCACGAACAGGTTTGTATTCTCGTAGCCAGAGACCGAACGAAAGCGACTATCTCAAAAGTTGCTTGTATGGGGCGTATTGTGAAAACGAAAGTTGATACTTTTATTGGTACTAAGCTATCTAATGAAAACGTAATTTTAACCGATGCGTGGAGAGCCTATAAAACCTATGCAAAAGAAAAAGGGTTAGCGCATTACCGTATTAAATCAGACGATGGCAAACACGTTATTATGGGTTTGTACCACATCCAAAATGATAACGGTCTTCATTCCCGTTTAAAACAGTGGATAGACCGCTTTAAAGGTGTGGCTACCAAATATCTTGATAATTCCCTTGCTTGGTTCTTATTTGTATATAGTCGCAGTAACGGAAGCACTAATCAGCATATTAAAGAATTTCTTTTAACATCAATTGTGTTTGAAATGACGGACACATATCATAGTTTACGAGTATCAAAATTTAACTTGTAGTCTTTAATCAACTAAAAGAGCAACAGTGAAACTTTAATTTTTCTAAATCGTATCTAAGGGTATAAAGATTAATATAACTGGTGCGATAATCGAATGAAATATGTTAAAATTTACATAAAATGTAAATCGAGAGGGGAGCAAATGTGTCTACAGGTATTATTGCAATAGCTTCTATTATTATTTGGATTGCAGTGTCCAGTGAACTACGGAAATCTTCAGAAGAGACGAACAGATGGAAAATAATCACTTTAATGTTTGCTGGTTGCTTATCAACATTGATTGTTACCATTTCGCTTTTTCAAAATATTCCATTTTAAAAGATTAAAATATAAAGCAGATTATTACTTAGAAGAAAGTATGTCGAAAGTTTTTGTAACCCTCCATAATTAAGTGCGTTACTTGCACAAGATTAAGGGGCTGTCCCAAAAGTCGGTGAAACCGACTTTTGAGGACGGCCCCTGTTTTTTTTCTATTTTTAAGCACAAAAAAATCGCTCTTTCTTGTAAAATGTAAGTAACCAAACCAACACATACAAAAGGCGCGATTTTTTTATGAGCAGCCAAAAGACTACTCCCACAAATTATAACACGGACCAGTTGTCTTTACCACTAGAAACGGCAGAGGTGTCCACGCAAAAAAAGAACTTCCGTTCCAAACCTGTCTTTGTTTCCTATCAAACAGACCAGCTGATGCTTCCGATGGATCTCAGTGACTGGATTCCTGCACACCATGTCTCCCGTTTTATCCATGAGATGATTGAAAACATGCCCGATGAGCTGTTCATCAAGCCTTATAAAGGCGGCGGCCGAAGTGCCTATCACCCCAAAATGATGGTCAAAATTCTTCTTTATGCGTACTCGCAAAAGGTCTATTCCTGCCGAGGAATCGCGAAGATGCTAGACGAAAACCTGCCGATGATTTGGCTCTCTGCCATGCAAAAACCAGATTTCCGTACGATTAACCGTTTCCGCAGCGGGCAGATGAAATCCATGATCGACACGCTGTTCGAGGAAATGATTCTCTTCTTGATTAAAAACCAATATATTTCCATGGAGAACTATTTTCTGGACGGCACAAAGATCGAGGCAAATGCCAATAAATACTCCTTTTCCTGGAAAAAAGCGACGATGAGATTTGAAGCGAAATTAAGAGAGAAGATCAAGGAGACCCTGCACCACATTCAAGGGATCGTGGAGGCAGATGAAGCTTCTATGATCGAGGAATGCCTGGAGGCGAAAAAAGTCAGCCCTGAACAATTGGCGCAAGTGGAAACGGCTCTGGAAAAGAAAATGGAACAGATAGAGAAAGACGTGGCGCAAGAAGATAGGAAAGAACGCAAGGCTAAGCGCCAAAAGCGATCCTTTGTTCAAAAGCTGGCAAAATCCGTAAGCAGGGATTTTATTCCGCGCCTGGTGAAATATAAACAACAAATGGAGACATACGGCGACCGAAACAGCTTTTCCAAAACCGATACAGATGCCACGTTTATGAGAATGAAAGAAGTTCACATGAAAAACGGACAGCTAAAGCCTGGCTACAATGTGCAGATGGCAACGGAAAACCAATTTGTTTTGTTCTATACCATTCACCAGCGCCCAACGGATACTCGCTGTTTCATTCCGCACATGGAGAAACTGAAAGGCTCTCGCCTGCCGTTTCCGAAAAAAGTGATCGCCGATGCCGGCTATGGAAGCGAAAGCAACTATGTATATGCGACGGAAGAAAAAATGGACTATTTGATTCCTTATAATACCTATCTGAAAGAACAAAAACGCAGGTATAAAAAAGATCGTTTCCAGCCAAGGAACTGGACCTATATAGAAGAAGATGACGTATATATCTGTCCGAATGACCGCCGCATTCGCTTCAAACGGTATTCCACCCGTACGGATTCTTACGGGATGAAGAGAGATTTTAAAATTTATGAATGTGAGGATTGTACAGACTGCCCGCTGAAAGCCCTATGCACAAAATCGAAAGGGAACCGGCAGATTCATTACAACCCCGTGTACGAAGAAATGAAAGCAAAAGCCAAGAACAGCCTTTGGTCTGACGAGAACACACCGATTTATGCCCGGCGGAAAGTCGAGGTCGAAAGTGCGTTCGGTCATATCAAGGGCAATCGGTCGTTCCGCAGATTTTCCTTGCGGGGGATCGACAAGGTGCACACGGAATTTGGGATTGTGGCGTTAGCCCACAACTTCCTGAAAATGGCGGGCCTAGCCCAAACATTTTCAGGAAACCCGCTTACAATGAAAGAACGCGGAGAGAAAAACGAGTTGTTTTTCTCTCCGCGTTCTTATTTTAGGGGCTTATGGGACAGCCCCTTTATTTTTACTCAAATTATCAACATTAAATATTAACAGAACCATTTTTTTAAAAAACAGGCGAGAACTTTTGAATAGAACACCCAGTCAGCATTTGGCAACAGGCTTGTTCTTATTTCATCACAAGCCGGCTGCCGCGCGGATGAATATCCCAAATATCTTCCGCGTACTCCCTAATTGTCCGGTCACTGGAGAAATAACCGGAATGACTGATATTATGCACCATCATGCTCAGCCAGCGTTTCCGGTCCTTTTCATATAATTGACCCGCCGTTTGCTGTGCTTTACGGTAACTCGAAAAATCCTTCAATACGAAATATTGGTCGTTTTCCATTAATAGTGAATCATAGATGATCTGAAAATGATCCTCCGCATCAAAAAAACCGTTGACAAGCTGATCCAATATTTGGCGGATATACTGATCATGATGGTAATAATCCATTGAACGGTAGCCGCCTTCACGTTCCAATTTCATAACCTCTTCCGCTGTTAATCCGAATATAAAGATATTTTCCTTGCCTGCTTGCTCCAAAATCTCAATGTTTGCGCCGTCCAGCGTCCCCATCGTCAGCGCACCATTCATCATAAATTTCATGTTTCCTGTACCTGACGCTTCCTTGCTGGCAGTCGAAATTTGCTCACTGATATCAGCAGCCGGTATAATATCTTCCGCTAAGGAGACCCGGTAATTCTCTAAAAACACCACTTTAAGGCGATCTTTCACAACCGGGTCATGATTAACCATGTCCGCCACTGAATGAATCAGCTTGATGATCTTTTTAGCATAATAATAACCCGGTGAAGCCTTCGCTCCAAAAATAAATGTGCGCGGATACATATCAAAGGAGTCATCCTCTTTCATCCGATTATAAAGATAGAGAATATGCAATACATTCAGCAGCTGCCGTTTGTAGGCATGCAGCCGCTTCACCTGAATATCGAATAGGGAATGCGGATCGACAGTGATGCCGTTCTGCTCAGATATGCGCTTGGCCAAAATTTCTTTTCTTCTCAGCTTGACGTCTGCTAAGCTTTCCAGAAAAGCGGGATCTTGACCGTAGGGCTGAAGCAGCGTCAGCTTTTCCGGTTCTTTCATCCAGCCGCTTCCAATCGTGTCTGTCAGCAGCTTGGACAGCTCCGGATTCGCTTTGATCAGCCAGCGGCGATGGGTAATTCCGTTCGTTTTATTGTTAAACTTCTCCGGCTGAAATTGATAAAACAAATTCATTTCCCGGTTTTTTAATATCTCTGTATGAATTTTGGCTACGCCATTGATGCTGTGGCTGCCAGCAATAGCTAAGTGAGCCATCTTCACCTGGCCGTGGGCGACAATCGCCATTCGCTCAATTCGCCGCCAGTCCCCTGGATAAGCATCCCAAAGACTTTTGCAAAAACGTTCATTAATTTCTTGGACGATCATAAAGATTCTTGGAAGCAGCGGCTGAAAAATACGGATCGGCCAGCGCTCCAACGCTTCTGACAGCGTCGTATGATTCGTATAACAGAACGTGTTTGTCGTCACTTGCCAAGCCTCATCCCAGCTTAATCCATATTCATCGAGCAGCACCCGCATTAATTCCGGAATGGCAAGCACGGGGTGCGTATCATTAATATGAATGGAGACATATTGATGCAGCTTTCGCAAATCTTTATGCTGCTCCAAATAACTTTGGATGATGGAGCGGATGCTGGCTGAAACTAAAAAATACTGCTGCTTTAAACGCAAAATCTTGCCTTCATCATGTGTATCATCCGGGTATAAAAATTCAGAAATAGCCTCGGTTTCTTTCTTATATTTCTGCACATTTTGATTGGGCATATACCGGGACAGCTCAGCGCTCCACAGGCGCAGCGTATTCACCGTACCCGTTTCATAGCCAATCACCGGCATGTCATACGGCACCGCACTGACGTATTCAGCATCGACGTGACGGAACTTGAGCTTTCCGCCCGCTTCATACGTCTCCACCTTCCCCCAGAAAGGCACTTCCACAGCTAGATCCAGCTTTCTCACCTCCCAAACATGACCGTAGCGAAGCCAATGCTCAGGAAGCTCCATTTGATACCCGTCCACAATTTTTTGTTCAAACAACCCATGTTTATAGCGGATACCGCAGCCGTGCCCCGGCAAATTAAGCGAAGCCAGCGAATCAAGAAAACAAGCAGCCAGCCGTCCGAGCCCGCCATTT from Bacillus xiapuensis encodes:
- a CDS encoding 1,4-dihydroxy-2-naphthoate polyprenyltransferase, producing the protein MNVKTSPLIKPDKGWRIWWQLTRPHTLTAAFVPVFLGTALAVAHTSLRVDLFLAMLTACLLIQAATNMFNEYFDYVRGLDTEHSVGIGGAIVRNGVKPRTVLIMAFSFFGLAIILGLYICAHTTWWIAVVGIVCMIAGYLYTGGPLPIAYTPFGEVTAGFFMGFVIILLSFYIQAGFISSESILISVPISILVGSILLANNIRDLDGDKANGRKTLAILIGRKRAIQLLAAMFILSFAWVAALVLFEIGSPWLLLTFLSIPKAVKATKGFVGKTMPLQMMPAMKATAQTNTIFGFLLSIGLCISYLL
- a CDS encoding glycogen/starch/alpha-glucan phosphorylase, whose translation is MFSNKEAFKEAFLKRIERTYGKSFDDSTAADQFQTLGNMVREYISSNWIQTNEQYNKTKQKKVYYLSIEFLLGRLLGQNLLNLGIYEVVEKGLKDLHISLHELEEIEYDAALGNGGLGRLAACFLDSLASLNLPGHGCGIRYKHGLFEQKIVDGYQMELPEHWLRYGHVWEVRKLDLAVEVPFWGKVETYEAGGKLKFRHVDAEYVSAVPYDMPVIGYETGTVNTLRLWSAELSRYMPNQNVQKYKKETEAISEFLYPDDTHDEGKILRLKQQYFLVSASIRSIIQSYLEQHKDLRKLHQYVSIHINDTHPVLAIPELMRVLLDEYGLSWDEAWQVTTNTFCYTNHTTLSEALERWPIRIFQPLLPRIFMIVQEINERFCKSLWDAYPGDWRRIERMAIVAHGQVKMAHLAIAGSHSINGVAKIHTEILKNREMNLFYQFQPEKFNNKTNGITHRRWLIKANPELSKLLTDTIGSGWMKEPEKLTLLQPYGQDPAFLESLADVKLRRKEILAKRISEQNGITVDPHSLFDIQVKRLHAYKRQLLNVLHILYLYNRMKEDDSFDMYPRTFIFGAKASPGYYYAKKIIKLIHSVADMVNHDPVVKDRLKVVFLENYRVSLAEDIIPAADISEQISTASKEASGTGNMKFMMNGALTMGTLDGANIEILEQAGKENIFIFGLTAEEVMKLEREGGYRSMDYYHHDQYIRQILDQLVNGFFDAEDHFQIIYDSLLMENDQYFVLKDFSSYRKAQQTAGQLYEKDRKRWLSMMVHNISHSGYFSSDRTIREYAEDIWDIHPRGSRLVMK
- a CDS encoding IS1182 family transposase, translated to MSSQKTTPTNYNTDQLSLPLETAEVSTQKKNFRSKPVFVSYQTDQLMLPMDLSDWIPAHHVSRFIHEMIENMPDELFIKPYKGGGRSAYHPKMMVKILLYAYSQKVYSCRGIAKMLDENLPMIWLSAMQKPDFRTINRFRSGQMKSMIDTLFEEMILFLIKNQYISMENYFLDGTKIEANANKYSFSWKKATMRFEAKLREKIKETLHHIQGIVEADEASMIEECLEAKKVSPEQLAQVETALEKKMEQIEKDVAQEDRKERKAKRQKRSFVQKLAKSVSRDFIPRLVKYKQQMETYGDRNSFSKTDTDATFMRMKEVHMKNGQLKPGYNVQMATENQFVLFYTIHQRPTDTRCFIPHMEKLKGSRLPFPKKVIADAGYGSESNYVYATEEKMDYLIPYNTYLKEQKRRYKKDRFQPRNWTYIEEDDVYICPNDRRIRFKRYSTRTDSYGMKRDFKIYECEDCTDCPLKALCTKSKGNRQIHYNPVYEEMKAKAKNSLWSDENTPIYARRKVEVESAFGHIKGNRSFRRFSLRGIDKVHTEFGIVALAHNFLKMAGLAQTFSGNPLTMKERGEKNELFFSPRSYFRGLWDSPFIFTQIINIKY
- a CDS encoding isochorismate synthase, which produces MSTIKSHPIKEVFIHALNRKSNDTQSMLFSYVEKVERVNPFTFYQNGKAVYAGERFFWKDRDGEMTIVGLGNIHIIRSEQKNRLRYEEVEQKWEALVDHSSIHNPFDGYGTGPLLFGGFSFDPQQQQEREWSNYSPAFFYVPEFMLTVMDGESYLTTNLMCTPYDTDDLIDHIERKKIRLFHETDASSANAGDRFSGMVEQDTNAWKQAVDQVVKSIKQDSKLKKVVLARKITADFDGDLSSDHVLERLLSQQPESFIFSLENMESCFLGASPERLVRKRNQVVLSTCLAGSSKRGQTKAEDENLGEKLLNDRKNRVEHDYVVQMIRREMSALCEDVDVPSTPTLMKVRDIQHLYTPVIGYTNEDSILPFVEKLHPTPALGGLPNDKALREIRRLEMMDRGFYGAPVGWMDYRKNGEFAVAIRSGLLHKQRAVLYAGCGVVENSDPESEFIETGIKFRPMLRAIGGSADE
- a CDS encoding TraR/DksA C4-type zinc finger protein, whose amino-acid sequence is MLTNQQVQQLKEELLSQKEQLISSTDIESMQDASGELSAYDNHPADLGTELFERSKDIALQDHEERELAKVQQALQAIEKGTYGKCQICEKEIAYDRLKAMPAAIYCVEHSPEQIISRDRPIEEEILQPAKGERFLHEDDEIDDNKDSFQTAAQYGTSESPSDFTGDHPDYNELYEDQKEATETYESFTATDITGKEPGFIRSNEEQEYRDQLDEKQTESPLGDIPYKKKDSYLNK